taaaaatatatacttaataaaaatcatattaAGGTTAAGTGtactttattaaaatattacatgAGCATAAAAGTTAGTAAACCTTATGATGGGAAATCAATTTTATTCATGAGccttcatatatttattaatataataataaataataaaaaagaaaaaataaaataaataaaaagtctagtaaaatatgataatgaattttcttttgtgtaatattattattaatatgatcTTCTCAAGaccaagaaaaaaaaaaaaaattaaggtTATGTTCTCATAAttgaaatgaatataaaagtCTTTTTACTcctaaaaatatttaatgaaatatatacgACTTATTATATGCTTGTTATGTAAAAAGTTTTTATATTGGAAGaaacaaaattttattacatatgtatttagaattttttttttttttttttttaacagaatgaataatatatttatgagatgagaatttttaatatttttttttttttcggtttaaaatttttttgtgtCACGATAACTAATCCcttattcttaaaaaaagatatacacatttacaatatatatattcttacaatttaatatatattagaataataataattaattataactAGAATTTGATAATCCGAAATcttaaaatgttataaaaattagaagaaattcacttattatatatatatatatatatatacatatatttatttaatgcactttataatatatggctttttctttttttttctttctttttattgaGAGGTGtgcaatatatatttttttgaataattaaaataaaaagaagtcATATTCTagatttattcttttttgagaatatacaaaaaaaaaaaaaataattaaataattaaataatataatgtatttttattacatatatttatatatatatataataaatttttttatttaaaattaaactAGATtgtccaaaaaaaaaaaaaaaaaaaagaacaaaaaaaaaaaaatatatatataataatatatatatatattataaaatatatgtattataagataaagaaaaattaaataaatcaaacttattgaaataattaaagttcttataatattatataacataatattgatatatgaaaatgaagTCATATATTTCCTTGTTATTCATATTGTgtaagaattaaaaaaaataaaaattaatatatcaaaatttaattattatatattaaataatattatatttttactcaTTCACAAATATTTGTCCTTATTTTTTCTCAGGTGTTATatttaacaaaaatattataaaatgtacAACAGGAAGTGAAAGCGGAAGTGGAGGAGGAAGTCCAGCCGGAAGTGCAGGTGTAAGTGAAAACGGTAGTAGGGGACAAAGATCAGCAACAAGCCCAGAACAAGGTGAAGAACAAAGTCCAAGCGGTGGTTCAGTACAAAGGCAAGAACAAGGTGCAGGACAAAGTTCAAATGAAGTTTCAGGAGATGCTTCAGTACAAAAGACAGTTACTTCATCAGTAACACCATCTCCAACCACTCCttcagaaaataaaaattccaTTTTGGTAAAATCTGCTTTATTAAAAGATTATATGGGTGTAAAAGTTACTGGTCCATGTAACGAAAATTTTGTTATGTTCTTAGTtcctcatatatatattgaagtTGATACAGAAGATACTTATATCGAATTAAGAACATCATTGAGAGAAACAGataatttcttattatttgaatCAAACAGTGGttcattagaaaaaaaaaaatatgtaaaagaaGAATCAGAAGGTACAAATGGAGAAAAAAATCCAAGTACAGGAACCGTTGAAGCACAAGATGAATCAGGTCCGACTACACGTGTAGATTCAAGTGAAAGTTCCAGTTCAAGATCAGACTCAAGTGGACGTTCTAATTCCGGAACAGGCTCAAGTGGAAGTTCAGGTTCAGGAAATTCAAACAATGGTCAAGCTGTATCAAGTAACGATTCTAACCAAAATAACAGaaatttacataatatatgtgCAACAGGAAAAACGTTCAAATTTGTAGTATATATTAAGGAAAATACATTAATACTTAAATGGAAAGTATACGGAAAGGAGGAAAGTAATgaataaaacaataataataataatattttttctttttttggttgactatttatatatttttataagaaaatatcaatatacatacaactactatcaattatatatatttattattattattattttttttagataACCAAGTCGATGTAAGAAAGTATAtgataaatgaaaaagaaagcCCAATTACTAGTATACTAATACATTCATACAAAGAACATAATGAGACAAACTTAATAGAAAGTAAAAACTATGTGTTAAGATCAGACGTTCCAGGTAAATAAGAATAAGGAAAATGAGGAATATacaaatgtataaatatatatacataatgaaattataatatatataaatatatacatattatatattatatatattttttttatttttttttttagaaaaatGTGATGCTTTAGCTTCTAACTGCTTTTTAAGTGgtaattttaatattgaaaaatgCTTTCAATGCGCCCTTTTAGTAGAACccgaaaaaaataaagatgaatGTTTCAAATACTTATCTGAAGATATTAGAAATAAATTCACCGAAATAAAAGCTGAGAcagaagatgatgatgaagatgattaTACTGAATATAAATTAACCGAAtctattgataatatataataaaaatgtttaaaacaaatgaaaagaatgaGAAATCCGAATTGATAAAATTAGAAGAAGTAGATGATAGTTTAAAATTAGAATTAATGAATTATTGTAGTTTACTTAAAGATGTAGATACAAGTGGTA
This window of the Plasmodium sp. gorilla clade G2 genome assembly, contig: PADLG01_00_63, whole genome shotgun sequence genome carries:
- a CDS encoding serine repeat antigen 5, putative, coding for MKSYISLLFILCVIFNKNIIKCTTGSESGSGGGSPAGSAGVSENGSRGQRSATSPEQGEEQSPSGGSVQRQEQGAGQSSNEVSGDASVQKTVTSSVTPSPTTPSENKNSILVKSALLKDYMGVKVTGPCNENFVMFLVPHIYIEVDTEDTYIELRTSLRETDNFLLFESNSGSLEKKKYVKEESEGTNGEKNPSTGTVEAQDESGPTTRVDSSESSSSRSDSSGRSNSGTGSSGSSGSGNSNNGQAVSSNDSNQNNRNLHNICATGKTFKFVVYIKENTLILKWKVYGKEENNQVDVRKYMINEKESPITSILIHSYKEHNETNLIESKNYVLRSDVPEKCDALASNCFLSGNFNIEKCFQCALLVEPEKNKDECFKYLSEDIRNKFTEIKAETEDDDEDDYTEYKLTESIDNI